A genomic window from Streptomyces sp. WMMC940 includes:
- a CDS encoding NAD(P)-dependent alcohol dehydrogenase codes for MKAVVHRAFGAPEVLSVEEVPKPTPKAGELLIRIRAAALTAVDCAARQGRPFSARLAFGPFSPRNPVLGGACAGDVEVVGTGVRRFAIGDRVVAISGSFGMHAEYVCVREDSAVTAMSSGLTHAEAVAVSEGALTALPFLRDAANLRAGQSILVNGASGSVGTAAVQLAQHLGAEVTGVCSTANIELVRSLGAHEIIDYTKEGFARNRRTYDVIFDAVGKSSFAYCRGALKRGGIYLTTAPSMAILGQTLWTKLRSKKARIEFTGLRPPREKTKDLVLLGELAGAGAIRAVIDRTYPLEQAAEAHGYVDTGRKRGAVIMLAGGPG; via the coding sequence ATGAAGGCGGTCGTCCACCGTGCCTTCGGCGCTCCCGAGGTGCTGAGCGTCGAGGAGGTGCCCAAGCCCACGCCCAAGGCCGGCGAACTGCTGATCCGCATTCGTGCGGCGGCGCTCACGGCCGTGGACTGCGCCGCACGCCAGGGCAGGCCCTTCTCGGCGAGGCTGGCCTTCGGGCCCTTCAGCCCGAGGAACCCCGTCCTCGGGGGCGCGTGTGCGGGAGATGTCGAGGTGGTCGGTACGGGTGTGCGGCGGTTCGCCATAGGCGACCGGGTCGTCGCGATCAGCGGATCGTTCGGCATGCACGCCGAGTACGTCTGTGTCCGGGAGGACTCGGCGGTGACCGCCATGTCCTCCGGCCTGACGCATGCCGAGGCCGTGGCTGTTTCCGAGGGGGCGCTCACCGCGCTGCCCTTCCTCCGGGACGCGGCGAACCTGCGGGCCGGGCAGTCGATTCTCGTCAACGGCGCCTCGGGCAGCGTCGGGACCGCGGCGGTGCAACTCGCCCAGCATCTCGGGGCCGAGGTCACCGGGGTGTGCAGCACGGCGAACATCGAGCTCGTGCGATCGCTGGGAGCCCACGAGATCATCGACTACACCAAGGAGGGTTTCGCGCGGAACCGACGGACCTACGACGTCATCTTCGACGCTGTGGGGAAGAGTTCGTTCGCCTACTGCCGCGGTGCGCTCAAGCGGGGAGGGATCTACCTCACCACCGCTCCGAGCATGGCCATCCTTGGCCAGACGCTGTGGACGAAGCTCAGGAGCAAGAAGGCACGCATTGAGTTCACCGGGCTGAGGCCGCCGCGTGAGAAGACCAAGGACCTCGTGCTGCTCGGGGAACTCGCCGGGGCAGGAGCGATCCGAGCTGTCATCGACCGGACCTACCCCTTGGAACAGGCCGCCGAAGCTCACGGATACGTCGACACCGGGCGCAAGAGGGGCGCCGTCATCATGCTTGCTGGTGGACCGGGGTGA
- a CDS encoding histidine kinase dimerization/phospho-acceptor domain-containing protein produces MSDTLNQLETAVAQQRQFVADASHELRTPLTALRAELELALNRPELGSQGPGKRVGSTARSSEARNRKPLHASFAPGAPPLLRTKGSRMVSGRPRLAASGDAAQMPGNPPESADRDPRKVKTACWA; encoded by the coding sequence ATGAGCGACACCCTCAACCAGCTGGAGACTGCCGTCGCCCAGCAGCGGCAGTTCGTCGCCGACGCCTCGCACGAACTGCGCACCCCCCTCACGGCTCTGCGCGCCGAACTCGAACTCGCCCTGAACCGGCCCGAGCTCGGGTCCCAGGGTCCCGGGAAGCGCGTCGGCAGCACGGCCCGATCCAGCGAGGCCCGTAACCGGAAACCCCTCCACGCGAGTTTCGCTCCGGGAGCCCCGCCCCTGCTTAGGACCAAGGGTTCACGGATGGTGTCCGGACGGCCACGGCTCGCGGCTTCCGGTGACGCAGCGCAGATGCCCGGCAATCCACCAGAGTCGGCAGACCGCGACCCCCGCAAGGTCAAGACCGCCTGCTGGGCGTGA
- a CDS encoding ArsR/SmtB family transcription factor, with translation MVAAPLTGDELVMMLAALANPLRVRIVARLAVRRDYVSNLAREIGVSRPLLRMHLQRLEEAGLVVGTMELSDDGKAMKYFEVIDFDLHLSASALTEAAKSLTTSDPGKGPARKE, from the coding sequence ATGGTGGCCGCACCGCTGACCGGCGACGAACTGGTCATGATGCTGGCGGCGCTGGCCAACCCCCTCCGGGTCCGCATCGTGGCGAGACTGGCCGTGCGCCGGGACTATGTGAGCAATCTGGCTCGCGAAATCGGTGTGAGCCGTCCTCTCCTCCGTATGCACCTGCAGCGCCTGGAGGAGGCCGGACTGGTCGTCGGCACGATGGAGTTGTCCGACGACGGCAAGGCCATGAAGTACTTCGAAGTCATCGACTTCGACCTGCACCTGTCCGCCTCGGCGCTGACCGAGGCGGCCAAGTCCCTGACCACTTCGGACCCGGGCAAGGGTCCCGCACGCAAGGAGTAG